The following are encoded in a window of Halalkalicoccus jeotgali B3 genomic DNA:
- a CDS encoding uroporphyrinogen-III synthase, with amino-acid sequence MSQPTVAVLRPDDSRIVEAVEYLQTLDVSPIPDPMLAITPTGQVPQHADYCIFTSETGVDLAATAGWKQRGTTVCAVGDQTATALCNRGYSVDIVPSTFTSTGLVDELSTDVEGQIVELARSAHGSEVLVEGLEAAGAIVSEICLYRLERPETAGQSVSLAVDGKLDGILFTSPKTVEHFVQIATERDAVAALQRELEETIVGAIGAPTKRAVDKRGIAVDVMPDTVGFTQLAEITVRRILDTH; translated from the coding sequence ATGTCCCAGCCGACGGTGGCTGTTCTCCGACCCGACGACAGCCGTATCGTTGAGGCGGTCGAGTATCTCCAGACACTCGATGTATCCCCGATTCCAGACCCGATGCTGGCAATCACACCGACCGGTCAGGTTCCCCAACATGCGGATTACTGTATCTTCACAAGCGAGACCGGTGTCGATCTAGCTGCGACAGCGGGATGGAAACAACGAGGAACCACTGTTTGTGCTGTCGGAGATCAGACTGCAACCGCATTATGCAATCGGGGCTATTCAGTCGATATCGTTCCATCGACGTTCACATCCACAGGACTCGTCGACGAGTTATCTACTGATGTCGAGGGCCAAATCGTTGAACTTGCTCGGAGTGCACACGGCAGCGAAGTACTTGTTGAAGGACTGGAAGCAGCTGGTGCAATTGTCAGCGAAATATGCTTATATCGCTTGGAACGACCGGAGACTGCGGGACAGTCGGTCTCACTTGCGGTAGACGGTAAGCTGGATGGTATACTGTTCACCTCGCCAAAGACGGTAGAGCACTTCGTTCAAATTGCGACTGAACGTGACGCTGTCGCTGCACTCCAACGCGAGCTAGAGGAGACGATTGTTGGAGCGATAGGAGCACCAACAAAACGTGCTGTCGACAAGCGTGGGATCGCTGTCGATGTTATGCCGGATACAGTGGGTTTCACACAGCTTGCCGAGATCACCGTACGTCGAATTCTGGATACCCACTAA
- a CDS encoding uroporphyrinogen-III synthase has product MSKLTVAVLRPDDDRIDEAVEYLRLRGVSPVADPMLTVCPTGEMPAAADYYVFTSRTGVQIAADQDWEPGRGTVCAVGQQTTSALRVNGYPVDIVPSTFTSAGLVEALADKISGSTVEIARSANGSNVLPQGLESAGADVHETQLYQLEKPETAGQSVSLAIDGQLDGVLFTSSRTVDHFFEIATEQADVTELKRGLEEAVVGAIGAPTARAIRDNGLEVDIIPESVDFEQLAGLTVQEVRNRASNR; this is encoded by the coding sequence ATGAGCAAGCTAACAGTAGCTGTCCTCCGACCCGATGACGATCGTATCGATGAGGCAGTTGAGTATCTCCGTTTACGTGGAGTTTCACCAGTTGCAGATCCCATGCTCACGGTCTGTCCAACCGGAGAGATGCCAGCGGCGGCAGATTATTACGTTTTCACAAGCCGGACTGGGGTACAGATAGCTGCCGATCAAGATTGGGAGCCTGGTAGGGGAACAGTATGTGCCGTCGGCCAGCAGACCACTTCGGCATTACGAGTTAACGGTTACCCAGTGGATATTGTGCCGTCGACGTTCACATCTGCCGGTCTCGTTGAGGCGCTCGCTGATAAGATCAGTGGATCAACTGTCGAGATTGCTCGCAGCGCAAATGGCAGCAACGTATTGCCCCAAGGATTGGAGTCCGCCGGTGCAGATGTCCATGAGACGCAGCTGTATCAGTTAGAGAAACCGGAAACCGCTGGTCAATCCGTTTCACTTGCAATCGACGGCCAATTGGATGGAGTTCTATTCACGTCATCGAGAACGGTCGACCACTTTTTCGAGATTGCTACAGAGCAAGCTGATGTGACGGAACTCAAACGTGGACTAGAGGAGGCAGTCGTCGGAGCAATCGGCGCGCCGACGGCACGTGCGATACGTGACAATGGGCTGGAAGTCGATATTATACCGGAGTCGGTAGATTTCGAGCAATTAGCTGGACTCACTGTCCAAGAGGTTAGAAATAGGGCATCAAACAGATGA
- the gdhB gene encoding glutamate dehydrogenase GdhB: MVSQTDTTHNESSEATTELTESESSLETARRQLYHAADRLDIGPNIVERLKHPRKVHEVAIPIKRDDGTVEVFTGYRAQHDSVRGPFKGGLRYHPDVTRDECVGLGMWMTWKCAVMDLPFGGAKGGIAVNPKELSPGEKERLTRRFAQELRDVIGPNQDIPAPDMGTDPQTMAWLMDAYSMQEGETTPGVVTGKPPVVGGSEGREEAPGRSVAIITQLVCEYYDRQLEDTTVAVQGYGSVGANAARLLDDWGATIVAISDVNGAMYEPDGIDTASVPSHDEEPEAVTTYADTVISNDELLTLDVDVLIPAALGNVITKENAEAIAADLVVEGANGPTTSTADSILAKRDVAVVPDILANAGGVTVSYFEWLQDINRRSWSLERVNDELEAEMQAAWDAVRVKFEQRDVTWRDAAYIVALSRIAEAHEARGLWP; this comes from the coding sequence ATGGTCTCTCAAACTGATACTACGCACAACGAGTCAAGTGAAGCGACAACGGAATTAACTGAGTCAGAATCGTCACTTGAAACGGCTCGCCGGCAGCTGTATCATGCTGCGGATCGTCTGGATATCGGTCCGAATATCGTCGAGCGGCTCAAGCATCCAAGGAAAGTCCATGAAGTAGCGATTCCAATCAAACGGGATGATGGCACGGTCGAGGTGTTTACTGGCTACCGAGCACAACACGATAGTGTCAGAGGCCCGTTTAAAGGAGGTCTTCGATACCACCCCGACGTGACCAGAGACGAGTGTGTCGGGCTCGGAATGTGGATGACGTGGAAGTGTGCCGTCATGGACCTCCCGTTTGGAGGCGCGAAGGGTGGCATCGCTGTCAACCCAAAGGAGCTGAGTCCCGGGGAAAAAGAGCGGCTTACCCGGCGATTTGCACAAGAGCTTCGGGACGTTATCGGCCCCAACCAAGATATCCCAGCCCCGGACATGGGGACCGATCCGCAGACGATGGCGTGGCTAATGGACGCGTACTCGATGCAAGAAGGCGAAACGACACCGGGTGTCGTCACTGGCAAGCCGCCAGTCGTTGGCGGAAGTGAAGGCCGTGAAGAGGCTCCGGGACGAAGCGTTGCGATCATCACGCAATTGGTTTGTGAGTACTACGACCGCCAGCTTGAAGATACGACGGTCGCAGTCCAAGGCTATGGAAGCGTTGGGGCAAATGCGGCCCGCCTCCTTGACGACTGGGGTGCGACCATCGTCGCCATCAGCGACGTGAATGGAGCGATGTACGAGCCAGACGGAATCGATACGGCGTCCGTCCCGTCACATGACGAGGAACCGGAAGCAGTCACGACGTATGCTGACACCGTCATTTCGAACGACGAATTGCTCACGCTCGACGTCGACGTGCTCATTCCTGCAGCACTCGGGAATGTAATCACCAAAGAGAACGCAGAGGCGATTGCGGCAGATCTCGTCGTCGAAGGGGCAAACGGCCCGACGACGTCCACGGCTGATTCGATCCTTGCTAAGCGAGACGTTGCAGTGGTGCCCGATATTCTTGCCAACGCTGGCGGTGTCACAGTGAGCTATTTCGAGTGGCTTCAAGACATCAATCGGCGATCGTGGTCGCTTGAACGGGTGAATGATGAACTCGAAGCTGAGATGCAGGCCGCATGGGATGCGGTTCGAGTAAAGTTCGAGCAACGCGATGTTACCTGGCGTGATGCAGCCTATATCGTCGCACTGTCCCGCATCGCAGAGGCACACGAAGCACGAGGGCTCTGGCCGTAG
- a CDS encoding rubrerythrin-like domain-containing protein, whose translation MRDVKSESNEETAYECFRCGSIIIATTSPGRCPDCNGPLRNRQVPLE comes from the coding sequence ATGAGAGATGTCAAATCAGAATCAAACGAGGAGACGGCATATGAGTGCTTCCGGTGTGGCAGCATTATCATCGCAACAACCAGCCCCGGACGCTGTCCCGACTGTAACGGTCCACTTCGAAACCGACAGGTGCCACTCGAATAA
- a CDS encoding deoxyhypusine synthase, translated as MDEESHDHVVPGSDEELTTPDVQGYDFRGEFDFQKMLEAYATTGFQATQLAEAIDIAEQMQDADATIYLTCTSNIISSGLREVVAYLVREGYVDVLITTAGSLAEDVIKTAKPFKMGEWDADEAALREQGINRLGNLFVPSDRYVWLEEYLYDFFEEFFADEKVRTPTAFARELGETLDDPNSILKQAADNDVPVYCPALTDAEVGNFLYYYRQGYDSEVGIEILDDYDSLIEDGMLADTTGLIAVGGGVPKHHAIMTNLFRGGADYVVYISTGMEGDGSLSGAPPNEAVSWGKIKDDERTNYTQVEAEATLVFPLLVAGAFSE; from the coding sequence ATGGACGAGGAGTCTCACGACCACGTTGTTCCGGGAAGTGATGAAGAGTTGACCACGCCAGACGTGCAGGGCTACGACTTCCGTGGCGAATTCGATTTTCAGAAGATGCTGGAAGCGTATGCAACGACGGGCTTTCAGGCGACGCAACTCGCAGAGGCCATCGACATCGCCGAGCAAATGCAAGACGCCGATGCCACGATCTATCTCACATGCACGTCGAATATCATTTCGTCGGGATTGCGTGAAGTCGTCGCCTACCTCGTTCGTGAAGGGTACGTCGACGTGCTTATCACGACCGCGGGATCGCTGGCGGAGGATGTTATCAAAACGGCGAAGCCGTTCAAAATGGGAGAGTGGGATGCGGACGAGGCCGCGCTCCGGGAACAGGGAATCAACCGTCTTGGGAATCTCTTTGTTCCTTCCGACCGATACGTCTGGTTGGAGGAGTACCTGTACGACTTCTTCGAGGAGTTCTTCGCCGACGAAAAGGTCCGAACGCCGACGGCGTTTGCCCGCGAGTTAGGGGAGACACTCGACGATCCCAATTCGATCCTGAAGCAAGCGGCGGACAACGACGTTCCCGTGTACTGTCCGGCGCTGACGGACGCTGAAGTTGGGAACTTTCTCTACTATTACAGACAGGGATACGACTCGGAGGTCGGCATCGAAATCCTCGACGATTATGACTCGCTTATCGAGGACGGGATGCTTGCTGACACGACAGGTCTGATCGCAGTTGGAGGGGGCGTCCCGAAACACCACGCGATTATGACAAATCTGTTCCGTGGCGGGGCGGATTACGTCGTCTACATCTCGACTGGTATGGAAGGGGATGGCTCACTCTCTGGAGCGCCCCCGAACGAGGCAGTATCGTGGGGAAAAATCAAAGACGATGAGCGGACGAATTACACGCAGGTTGAAGCAGAAGCAACGCTCGTCTTCCCACTGCTTGTAGCGGGTGCTTTCAGCGAGTGA
- a CDS encoding MFS transporter translates to MKWIRKLRNSPAAAVIFASTLVAVMGVSLISPALPAVQEAWDISEAQASLLLSAFTLPGIFLTLPIGLLTDRIGRKPILIPALVVFGLSGGGIIFTSDFTLILVLRAIQGAASSAIAMLTVTLLGDLYSGEQRRVLIGTNAAILAMGAAGYPLLGGALATVAWSAPFACFLLALIVAVPGITLLEEPQRDENNTNSSIRAFLTGPTSMTPFVVLYLAIFGIFVILYGAQLTAVPFLLANEYQLSSAGIGLLVGLPAVTMGATAMQGDRVLRSLTSFQSIALGFVSYGIGLVGVAVADSIYVVAGALLLFGLGQGLAEPITDTALNERAPDEFRGSIMSIRTSVLRLGTTVGPPLSVGAAALFGYRQTLLVSGTAAFLIGVTWFTVRRQ, encoded by the coding sequence ATGAAATGGATACGTAAACTCCGGAACTCGCCAGCAGCAGCCGTGATTTTTGCGAGCACGCTCGTCGCTGTCATGGGTGTCTCACTTATCAGTCCTGCACTTCCAGCAGTCCAAGAGGCATGGGACATTTCGGAGGCACAAGCCAGCCTGTTGTTGTCGGCGTTCACGCTCCCCGGCATATTTCTCACCCTCCCGATTGGACTGCTGACCGACCGAATCGGTCGGAAACCGATTTTAATTCCCGCGCTTGTCGTCTTCGGACTCAGTGGGGGCGGCATCATCTTCACTTCCGATTTCACCCTGATCTTGGTACTGAGAGCGATTCAGGGAGCGGCGAGTAGTGCAATCGCGATGCTGACGGTCACACTCCTCGGGGACCTCTATTCCGGTGAACAACGGCGAGTGCTGATTGGGACCAATGCGGCGATTCTCGCGATGGGTGCTGCTGGCTATCCGTTACTCGGCGGTGCGCTCGCAACAGTCGCTTGGTCGGCGCCCTTTGCGTGTTTCCTCCTCGCGCTGATCGTCGCTGTACCCGGCATAACCTTGCTCGAGGAGCCACAGCGCGACGAGAACAATACGAATTCGAGTATCCGTGCATTCCTCACCGGGCCCACATCGATGACTCCCTTCGTCGTGCTCTATCTGGCAATCTTCGGTATTTTTGTCATCCTCTACGGCGCGCAACTCACCGCCGTTCCGTTTTTGCTCGCCAACGAATATCAGCTCTCTTCAGCCGGTATCGGTCTTCTCGTGGGATTACCCGCGGTTACGATGGGAGCGACAGCAATGCAAGGTGATCGCGTGCTTCGGTCGCTCACGAGCTTCCAATCGATAGCGCTTGGATTCGTGAGTTATGGGATCGGACTCGTCGGCGTCGCCGTCGCGGACTCTATATACGTAGTTGCTGGCGCACTCCTTCTATTCGGACTTGGTCAAGGACTTGCAGAGCCGATTACGGATACGGCACTCAACGAACGAGCACCGGACGAATTCCGCGGGAGCATTATGAGTATTCGGACAAGTGTTCTCAGACTCGGCACGACGGTCGGTCCGCCGCTTAGTGTCGGGGCTGCAGCACTGTTCGGCTATCGTCAAACCCTGTTAGTGTCTGGTACCGCTGCCTTCTTGATCGGAGTAACGTGGTTTACGGTGAGACGTCAGTGA
- a CDS encoding MFS transporter, with product MMALVSPYQYVWSSIEGPLATDLSIPLPALGLVFTLFVAFQSLSQFPVGWWRDTHGPRRISLLGGVLAGGGYLGLAYATAIWQIYMLYSLGAVGVGIVYTVAINSALKWFPDHRGLTTGIGTMAFAAGSAVFIPYVRANATPGAYSGVLRNIGVLIGVGVICGAVVLRDPPAGWSQETSTTAATPENPTTTEKEGFTWREMVRTWQFWTLLGMFAFVNTAGLMLTAKVVSFAQQFGLTAIVGTVSATVLALVGGISRIVVGGVSDWVDRKWAIAISSILTGVGLFLLVWFGQIGSSLGFILAVIIATFFWSPQFALFPSIVGDYYGQAHSSTNYALVYLGKVGGGVAGGVLAGVLITMTSWSMTFLVGGILAVVAGFGALLLRPP from the coding sequence ATGATGGCGCTGGTTAGCCCGTACCAGTACGTTTGGTCCTCGATAGAGGGGCCACTGGCAACTGACTTGTCCATCCCACTCCCAGCACTCGGACTCGTCTTTACGTTGTTTGTCGCTTTTCAATCGCTCTCCCAATTCCCGGTCGGATGGTGGCGAGATACTCACGGTCCCCGTCGAATTAGTCTTCTTGGCGGCGTTCTCGCTGGTGGCGGCTATCTCGGACTCGCGTACGCGACTGCCATCTGGCAGATATATATGCTGTACTCGCTCGGGGCTGTGGGTGTCGGTATTGTATATACAGTCGCAATCAATTCCGCGTTGAAGTGGTTTCCTGATCATCGAGGACTTACGACCGGCATTGGAACCATGGCATTTGCTGCTGGGAGTGCCGTGTTCATTCCTTACGTCCGTGCCAATGCGACACCAGGGGCGTATTCTGGCGTCCTTAGAAATATAGGTGTCCTCATCGGAGTTGGCGTTATCTGTGGCGCGGTTGTCCTCCGAGATCCACCCGCTGGCTGGAGCCAAGAGACATCGACCACGGCTGCGACACCCGAAAATCCAACAACGACGGAGAAAGAAGGGTTCACCTGGCGTGAGATGGTCCGAACGTGGCAGTTTTGGACGTTGCTGGGCATGTTTGCTTTTGTGAATACGGCGGGACTGATGCTGACTGCAAAGGTTGTTTCGTTCGCTCAACAGTTTGGACTCACAGCGATTGTTGGAACTGTCTCAGCAACAGTCCTCGCTCTTGTCGGCGGGATCAGTCGAATCGTAGTGGGTGGTGTTTCCGATTGGGTCGACCGCAAGTGGGCGATCGCTATTTCATCAATCTTGACAGGAGTTGGCTTATTCTTGCTCGTCTGGTTCGGACAAATTGGTTCCAGTCTGGGATTCATCCTTGCTGTCATCATTGCAACGTTCTTCTGGAGCCCGCAATTCGCTCTCTTCCCGAGCATCGTTGGTGACTACTACGGCCAAGCACACTCTTCGACCAACTATGCGTTGGTCTATCTCGGGAAAGTCGGTGGGGGCGTCGCCGGTGGTGTACTCGCCGGCGTCCTCATCACAATGACCTCCTGGTCGATGACGTTCCTCGTCGGTGGTATATTGGCGGTCGTTGCAGGATTCGGTGCGTTGCTTCTTCGTCCGCCATAA
- a CDS encoding bacterio-opsin activator domain-containing protein → MPRSPAILDSSTVLLVGTSEWVTQFATVVNTQTDATVQRVQTKAEALEVFQRETIDCLISEYAPEETTGLDLLREIRTETTALPVIVGTASGSEAVASEAIGAGVTDYVALTESTDQLVADLLDRTERAVRSAQRSATQRDRARQFDAIFNDSQTATWVLDPDGALTRVNQTAREMIDEDVEAIVGKPFWTLPWWSQTDATEAEVHQIVENALDGTFGNVVISQPSHIDNPCVIDLSVRPVKNERGDLVSIVVEGVDITERVDLERNLRQSEELHRVTLNNMTDTVLITNETGEYTYVCPNVHFIFGYTAAEIREQGPIHELLGEDLFDRDELAEEGVLKNIETTATDKAGREHTLLVNVREVSIQDGTILFSCRDITKRKQREEALATLHETARDFLYTETHQEIAQHVVDDTPGVLNLDASAVYLFDADANELRPAAHSARLKELNGPLPTVRANEETLPSYSFVEDESLFFDDVHSASRLKNRATDLRSAIYIPLGNHGVFIAGSNEVGVFDDVTRELADLLAATAEAALDRITRESRLREQDRTLRAQNEQLTALNRINETIREIDQALVQAETREEIDHTVCKLLTANDWFRFAWIGTIDPMSDTVDPRAWAGTDQGYLDSQSFSVAASGTDPAGQTAATGDATMISNVAAGLRDEVWRKDALARDYLSVLSIPLVYNELTHGVLTVYAPTQDAFDDTAKAVLAELGETIASALSAIERKNALLTTSITRVEFSIDDSAFILSRLAKDAACTLSYQGGVQQSTEGSYVFVTVEDASLEDVAEAASQLVALDDVQQISADGEGGVLRLRLAQPFLALELADHGAVFREATANPTSTTLVIDIPDRIDSRTITQLVRESFSAVELRSKQTLNQSIEQDLYSTFLKKLTERQLEVIQTAYYSGFFESPRERTGEEVAETLGISPPAFYKHARTVQRKLFATLFEENNRSITDSVVG, encoded by the coding sequence ATGCCGCGTTCTCCAGCCATCCTCGATTCATCGACTGTCTTGCTCGTTGGAACAAGTGAGTGGGTCACACAGTTCGCTACAGTGGTCAATACACAGACTGATGCAACTGTACAGAGGGTTCAGACCAAAGCGGAAGCGCTTGAAGTTTTCCAGAGGGAGACCATAGACTGCCTCATCAGCGAGTACGCACCAGAGGAGACAACTGGCCTCGACTTGCTCAGAGAGATCCGGACCGAAACCACCGCGCTCCCTGTGATAGTTGGCACAGCTTCTGGAAGTGAAGCCGTCGCCAGTGAGGCCATCGGAGCCGGAGTTACTGATTACGTTGCACTAACGGAGTCGACTGATCAGTTGGTGGCTGATCTGCTGGATCGAACTGAACGAGCAGTCCGGTCCGCACAGCGATCAGCCACACAGCGAGACCGAGCCAGACAGTTCGATGCAATCTTCAACGATTCACAAACGGCGACGTGGGTACTCGATCCGGATGGTGCCCTTACTCGAGTAAACCAGACAGCACGGGAAATGATAGACGAGGATGTCGAAGCCATCGTTGGCAAGCCATTCTGGACACTCCCGTGGTGGTCACAGACCGATGCGACAGAAGCGGAGGTCCACCAGATTGTAGAGAACGCACTCGACGGTACGTTCGGGAATGTAGTTATCTCACAGCCATCGCATATCGACAACCCGTGCGTGATCGATCTCTCTGTGCGCCCCGTCAAGAACGAACGGGGCGATCTCGTCTCAATCGTCGTGGAAGGCGTCGATATCACCGAACGCGTTGATCTCGAACGGAATCTCCGCCAATCCGAGGAACTCCACCGCGTGACGCTCAACAATATGACCGATACGGTCCTCATCACGAACGAAACCGGGGAATACACCTACGTCTGCCCCAACGTCCACTTCATCTTCGGGTATACGGCCGCGGAGATTCGTGAACAAGGACCCATCCATGAGCTCCTCGGCGAGGACCTATTCGACCGAGACGAACTCGCTGAAGAGGGAGTCCTCAAGAACATCGAGACGACGGCGACCGACAAAGCTGGCCGTGAACACACGCTGTTGGTTAACGTTCGCGAGGTCTCGATTCAGGATGGGACCATTCTCTTTAGTTGTCGAGACATTACAAAGCGCAAGCAACGGGAGGAAGCACTGGCAACCCTCCACGAAACCGCCCGGGATTTCCTGTACACCGAAACGCACCAGGAAATCGCACAGCACGTTGTTGATGACACGCCCGGTGTGCTCAATCTCGATGCGAGTGCCGTCTATCTCTTTGATGCTGATGCGAACGAACTCCGTCCTGCAGCACACTCCGCGAGGTTGAAAGAACTGAACGGACCGCTTCCGACCGTGCGTGCTAATGAGGAAACCCTCCCGAGTTACAGTTTCGTCGAGGACGAGTCACTGTTCTTTGACGATGTCCACAGCGCAAGCCGGCTCAAAAACAGGGCGACAGACCTCCGGAGTGCGATCTATATCCCACTCGGCAACCATGGCGTGTTCATCGCTGGCTCAAACGAAGTGGGAGTCTTCGATGACGTGACCCGAGAACTGGCCGACCTACTCGCCGCAACCGCTGAGGCAGCTCTCGACCGCATCACACGGGAATCACGACTCCGGGAACAAGACCGAACACTCCGAGCACAAAACGAGCAATTGACCGCTCTGAATCGCATCAATGAGACAATTCGAGAGATCGATCAGGCCCTCGTCCAAGCTGAAACACGCGAGGAAATCGACCATACCGTCTGTAAGCTGTTGACCGCCAACGACTGGTTTAGATTCGCCTGGATCGGGACGATCGATCCAATGTCCGACACCGTCGACCCTCGAGCCTGGGCAGGAACCGACCAGGGGTATCTGGATAGTCAATCATTCTCCGTCGCAGCCTCAGGGACAGATCCCGCCGGGCAAACCGCGGCGACTGGCGACGCGACAATGATCTCAAACGTTGCTGCTGGCCTTCGCGACGAAGTATGGCGAAAGGACGCTCTCGCTCGCGACTATCTCTCCGTGTTGAGTATTCCGCTCGTATACAACGAGCTCACGCACGGCGTATTGACGGTCTATGCACCGACACAAGATGCGTTTGACGATACTGCGAAGGCTGTCTTGGCCGAACTCGGTGAAACCATCGCGTCGGCACTCAGTGCGATTGAACGGAAGAACGCTTTGCTCACGACATCAATAACTCGCGTCGAGTTCTCCATCGACGACTCGGCGTTCATCCTTTCACGACTTGCAAAGGATGCGGCGTGTACTCTTTCGTACCAAGGTGGTGTTCAGCAATCGACTGAGGGGAGTTATGTGTTCGTTACGGTCGAAGACGCGTCTCTGGAGGATGTTGCTGAAGCGGCCTCACAGCTGGTCGCACTCGACGACGTACAGCAAATCAGTGCAGATGGTGAGGGGGGCGTCCTCCGGTTGCGGCTTGCACAGCCGTTCCTCGCCTTAGAACTCGCCGATCATGGGGCCGTCTTCCGCGAGGCAACTGCTAATCCAACCTCGACAACGCTTGTCATCGATATCCCGGATAGGATTGACAGCAGAACGATCACACAGCTCGTCCGTGAATCGTTCTCTGCTGTCGAACTTCGGTCGAAGCAGACGCTTAATCAGTCGATAGAGCAGGATCTCTACTCGACATTCCTCAAGAAACTGACTGAGCGACAACTGGAGGTAATTCAGACAGCATACTATAGCGGGTTCTTCGAATCACCACGCGAACGGACAGGCGAGGAGGTTGCTGAGACATTAGGAATCTCCCCGCCTGCATTCTATAAGCATGCTCGCACCGTCCAGCGGAAACTGTTTGCAACGCTGTTCGAGGAGAACAACCGCTCTATCACGGATTCCGTTGTAGGTTAA
- a CDS encoding NADP-dependent oxidoreductase, with protein sequence MKAVRIHEFGSLDVLRYEDAPRPDPLDDDVLVRVHAAGVNPVDWRIRQGMQLVSMLPENPFPLILGMNVSGVVEEVGASVTEFESGDAVFGVNGFPELGSYAEYSSTPAEQLAPKPESLDHEEAAGVPVVTQTAWQALFEYADCTADRRVLIHGAAGGVGHMAVQLAKWKGTDVIATASGYSEDYLRELGVDEFVNYREERFESVIDDVDIVVDTVGDEIPTRSVDVLKEEGVFVSVVGQPSDALTTNHDIDVEVVSGRSNSPSLLTTISELIDAGEVRPTISAEFPLENAAQAHEIGETEHVQGKLVLSVA encoded by the coding sequence ATGAAGGCTGTTCGCATTCACGAGTTCGGTTCGCTGGATGTTCTCAGGTACGAGGATGCTCCCCGTCCGGATCCGCTCGATGATGACGTTCTTGTTCGAGTTCACGCAGCGGGTGTCAATCCAGTCGACTGGCGGATTCGTCAGGGAATGCAGCTGGTATCGATGCTGCCGGAGAATCCCTTTCCCCTCATCCTCGGGATGAACGTATCTGGCGTCGTTGAGGAGGTTGGCGCGTCAGTCACTGAATTCGAAAGTGGCGATGCCGTGTTCGGTGTCAATGGCTTCCCGGAGTTAGGTTCCTATGCAGAGTATTCGTCCACACCTGCCGAGCAACTAGCCCCGAAACCTGAATCGCTCGACCACGAGGAGGCAGCTGGCGTGCCGGTCGTCACGCAGACCGCCTGGCAAGCGCTATTCGAGTATGCTGATTGCACGGCCGACCGGCGGGTGCTCATCCACGGCGCAGCCGGTGGTGTTGGCCACATGGCCGTCCAATTGGCGAAATGGAAGGGGACCGACGTAATCGCTACGGCGTCGGGGTATAGTGAAGACTATCTCCGAGAATTGGGCGTCGACGAGTTCGTTAACTACCGCGAAGAGCGCTTCGAATCAGTGATTGACGATGTCGATATCGTGGTGGATACAGTCGGGGATGAAATCCCAACACGCTCAGTGGACGTACTCAAGGAAGAGGGAGTATTCGTCTCAGTTGTTGGACAACCATCCGACGCTCTCACCACCAACCACGATATCGACGTGGAAGTGGTAAGTGGGCGGTCGAATTCACCGTCGCTCCTAACCACCATTAGCGAACTGATTGACGCTGGGGAGGTGCGGCCCACTATCAGTGCCGAATTCCCACTCGAAAATGCAGCTCAGGCACACGAAATAGGTGAGACAGAACACGTCCAAGGGAAACTCGTTCTCAGCGTTGCCTGA